A portion of the Amyelois transitella isolate CPQ chromosome 2, ilAmyTran1.1, whole genome shotgun sequence genome contains these proteins:
- the LOC106143601 gene encoding uncharacterized protein LOC106143601 — MYTDDNSDKESEFEERSPDDSPNITKKSLSTVGFRNNTENLMARPLALRATQSFTGAVEELRTCGNFQRMNLCNRMNVISTPKISAICPCGCLLRPAPAGPFRTREQRTLALHVVPPEVLAHHGYCFEPSQIAMFWKKDCRMFLWKGKAKMKNVVVADPRKT, encoded by the coding sequence ATGTACACAGACGATAATTCCGACAAAGAGAGCGAATTCGAGGAGAGGAGTCCGGATGATAGtccaaatattacaaaaaaatcattatccACGGTTGGTTTTAGAAACAATACAGAGAACTTGATGGCTAGACCATTGGCGCTGCGGGCGACGCAATCGTTCACCGGCGCGGTGGAAGAGCTGCGGACATGCGGCAATTTCCAGAGGATGAATCTTTGTAACAGAATGAACGTGATATCGACGCCGAAGATAAGTGCGATATGCCCGTGCGGCTGCCTGCTGCGGCCGGCGCCGGCGGGCCCGTTCCGCACGCGCGAGCAGCGCACGCTGGCGCTGCACGTGGTGCCGCCCGAGGTGCTCGCCCACCACGGCTACTGCTTCGAGCCCAGCCAGATAGCCATGTTCTGGAAGAAAGACTGCAGGATGTTCCTTTGGAAAGGGAAAGCCAAAATGAAGAACGTAGTGGTCGCCGATCCCCGTAAAACCTAA
- the LOC106143661 gene encoding elongation factor Ts, mitochondrial isoform X2, with amino-acid sequence MHNNDTDKAEAWLNEQAQAMGWAKATKLAGRTALQGLVAVKFDASHGALVELNCETDFVAKNEKFHKMMEDATAACFKFSHTSLQAKGPITKMELDSEQLGNLSVEGGKKLSEVLALFIGSVGENAVLRRAECWKANANDIKIAGYTHPAPSQPSEYSAGKYGALLAYRQAGDHEDIGRQLCQHIVGCGPRKIGNKETDKPAKNSDDETCLIYQEYLLDPNFTVEEVCEQNKVEILDYIRFSCGEAVENNMPGVEKQPLDTVQTLQ; translated from the exons ATGCATAATAATGATACTGACAAG gcTGAGGCATGGTTGAATGAACAAGCCCAAGCCATGGGTTGGGCCAAGGCCACCAAACTGGCCGGTCGGACAGCTCTGCAAGGCCTGGTGGCAGTCAAGTTTGATGCCAGCCACGGAGCATTGGTAGAACTCAACTGCGAGACAGACTTTGTGGCCAAGAATGAGAAATTCCACAAGATGATGGAAGATGCTACAGCCGCTTGTTTCAAGTTCTCTCACACTAGCTTGCAAGCCAAAGGACCAATAACAAAG atGGAATTGGACAGTGAGCAGCTAGGAAACTTATCAGTCGAAGGTGGCAAGAAACTTTCAGAAGTGCTGGCATTGTTTATTGGTTCTGTTGGCGAAAACGCGGTACTTAGACGAGCTGAATGCTGGAAAGCGAACGCGAACGATATAAAAATTGCTGGTTACACGCATCCCGCGCCCTCACAGCCATCGGAATACTCAGCGGGAAAGTATGGCGCCTTGTTGGCGTACAGACAGGCCGGGGATCACGAAGACATCGGCCGGCAGCTCTGCCAACACATCGTCGGCTGCGGACCCAGGAAAATCGGAAACAAAGAAACAGACAAACCAGCCAAAAACTCTGACGATGAAACCTGTCTCATATATCAAGAGTATTTACTAGATCCTAATTTTACTGTCGAGGAAGTATGCGAACAAAATAAAGTCGAAATCTTAGATTATATCAGATTCTCGTGTGGTGAAGCCGTAGAGAATAATATGCCAGGTGTAGAGAAGCAACCCTTGGACACAGTTCAAACATTGCAGTGA
- the LOC106143661 gene encoding elongation factor Ts, mitochondrial isoform X1, with product MIFQLVRRLHITPVCQAAESSLLAKLRKKTGYTIANCKKALQMHNNDTDKAEAWLNEQAQAMGWAKATKLAGRTALQGLVAVKFDASHGALVELNCETDFVAKNEKFHKMMEDATAACFKFSHTSLQAKGPITKMELDSEQLGNLSVEGGKKLSEVLALFIGSVGENAVLRRAECWKANANDIKIAGYTHPAPSQPSEYSAGKYGALLAYRQAGDHEDIGRQLCQHIVGCGPRKIGNKETDKPAKNSDDETCLIYQEYLLDPNFTVEEVCEQNKVEILDYIRFSCGEAVENNMPGVEKQPLDTVQTLQ from the exons ATGATATTCCAGTTAGTGCGAAGGCTACACATTACTCCTGTATGCCAAGCCGCTGAGTCCTCACTGCTTGCAAAGCTGAGAAAAAAGACAGGATATACTATAGCTAATTGCAAGAAAGCATTACAGATGCATAATAATGATACTGACAAG gcTGAGGCATGGTTGAATGAACAAGCCCAAGCCATGGGTTGGGCCAAGGCCACCAAACTGGCCGGTCGGACAGCTCTGCAAGGCCTGGTGGCAGTCAAGTTTGATGCCAGCCACGGAGCATTGGTAGAACTCAACTGCGAGACAGACTTTGTGGCCAAGAATGAGAAATTCCACAAGATGATGGAAGATGCTACAGCCGCTTGTTTCAAGTTCTCTCACACTAGCTTGCAAGCCAAAGGACCAATAACAAAG atGGAATTGGACAGTGAGCAGCTAGGAAACTTATCAGTCGAAGGTGGCAAGAAACTTTCAGAAGTGCTGGCATTGTTTATTGGTTCTGTTGGCGAAAACGCGGTACTTAGACGAGCTGAATGCTGGAAAGCGAACGCGAACGATATAAAAATTGCTGGTTACACGCATCCCGCGCCCTCACAGCCATCGGAATACTCAGCGGGAAAGTATGGCGCCTTGTTGGCGTACAGACAGGCCGGGGATCACGAAGACATCGGCCGGCAGCTCTGCCAACACATCGTCGGCTGCGGACCCAGGAAAATCGGAAACAAAGAAACAGACAAACCAGCCAAAAACTCTGACGATGAAACCTGTCTCATATATCAAGAGTATTTACTAGATCCTAATTTTACTGTCGAGGAAGTATGCGAACAAAATAAAGTCGAAATCTTAGATTATATCAGATTCTCGTGTGGTGAAGCCGTAGAGAATAATATGCCAGGTGTAGAGAAGCAACCCTTGGACACAGTTCAAACATTGCAGTGA